In Bubalus kerabau isolate K-KA32 ecotype Philippines breed swamp buffalo chromosome 4, PCC_UOA_SB_1v2, whole genome shotgun sequence, one DNA window encodes the following:
- the LOC129651224 gene encoding keratin, type I microfibrillar 48 kDa, component 8C-1, producing MSYNFCLPNLSFRSSCSSRPCVPPSCCGTTLPGACNIPANVGSCNWFCEGSFNGNEKETMQFLNDRLASYLEKVRQLERDNAELESRILERSQQQEPLVCPNYQSYFRTIEELQQKILCAKSENARLVVQIDNAKLAADDFRTKYETELGLRQLVESDINGLRRILDELTLCKSDLEAQVESLKEELICLKSNHEEEVNTLRSQLGDRLNVEVDAAPTVDLNRVLNETRAQYEALVETNRRDVEEWYIRQTEELNKQVVSSSEQLQSYQAEIIELRRTVNALEVELQAQHNLRDSLENTLTETEARYSSQLAQVQGLIGNVESQLAEIRSDLERQNQEYQVLLDVRARLECEINTYRGLLDSEDCKLPCNPCATTNACGKTITPCISSPCTPCAPAAPCTPCVSRSRCGPCNSYVR from the exons ATGTCTTACAACTTCTGCCTGCCCAACCTGAGCTTCCGCTCCAGTTGCTCCTCCAGGCCCTGCGTGCCCCCCAGCTGCTGTGGTACCACCCTGCCCGGGGCCTGCAACATCCCCGCCAATGTGGGCAGCTGCAACTGGTTCTGTGAGGGCTCCTTCAATGGCAACGAGAAGGAGACCATGCAGTTCCTGAATGACCGGCTGGCCAGCTACCTGGAGAAGGTGCGGCAGCTGGAGCGGGACAATGCGGAGCTGGAGAGCCGCATCCTGGAGAGGAGCCAGCAGCAGGAGCCCCTCGTGTGCCCCAACTACCAGTCCTACTTCCGGACCATCGAGGAGCTCCAGCAGAAG ATCCTGTGTGCCAAGTCAGAGAATGCCAGACTGGTGGTGCAGATCGATAATGCCAAGCTGGCTGCAGATGACTTCAGGACCAA GTATGAGACGGAGCTGGGTTTGCGGCAGCTGGTGGAGTCAGACATCAACGGCCTGCGTAGGATCCTGGATGAACTGACCCTGTGCAAGTCCGACCTGGAGGCCCAGGTGGAGTCCCTGAAGGAGGAGCTGATCTGCCTCAAGAGCAACCATGAGGAG GAAGTCAACACCCTGCGGAGCCAGCTGGGAGATCGCCTCAACGTGGAGGTGGACGCCGCCCCGACTGTGGACCTCAACCGTGTGCTCAATGAGACCAGGGCTCAGTATGAGGCCTTGGTGGAGACCAACCGCAGGGACGTGGAGGAATGGTACATCAGGCAG ACTGAGGAGCTGAACAAGCAGGTGGTGTCCAGCTCAGAGCAGCTGCAGTCCTACCAGGCGGAGATCATCGAGCTGAGACGCACGGTCAATGCCCTGGAGGTGGAGCTTCAGGCCCAGCACAACCTG agagattccctggagaacacCCTGACGGAGACAGAAGCCCGATACAGCTCCCAGCTGGCCCAGGTGCAAGGCCTGATCGGCAATGTGGAGTCACAGCTGGCGGAGATCAGGAGTGACCTGGAGCGGCAGAACCAGGAGTACCAGGTGCTGCTGGACGTGCGGGCCCGGCTGGAGTGTGAGATCAACACGTACCGGGGGCTGCTGGACAGCGAGGACTGCAA gctGCCCTGCAATCCCTGTGCCACGACGAATGCCTGCGGCAAGACCATCACACCCTGCATCTCCAGTCCCTGTACCCCCTGTGCTCCTGCTGCCCCCTGCACGCCCTGTGTCTCCCGCTCCCGCTGTGGGCCTTGCAACTCCTATGTGCGCTAG
- the LOC129651225 gene encoding keratin, type I microfibrillar 48 kDa, component 8C-1-like isoform X2, with protein sequence MPYSCCLPTLSYRSSCSSRPCVPHSCRGTTLPGACNIPANVGSCNWFCEGSFNGNEKETMQFLNDRLASYLEKVRQLERDNAELERRILERSQQQEPLLCPNYQSYFRTIEELQQKILSAKSENSRLVIQIDNAKLASDDFRTKYETERSLRQLVESDINSLRRILDELTLCKADLEAQVESLKEELLCLKKNHEEEANSLRSQLGDRLNVEVDAAPTVDLNRVLNETRAQYEALVETNRRDVEEWYIRQTEELNKQVVSSSEQLQSYQAEIIELRRTVNALEVELQAQHNLRDSLENTLTETEARYSSQLAQVQCLIGNVESQLAEIRSDLERQNQEYQVLLDVRARLECEINTYRGLLDSEDCKLPCNPCATTNASSISCRSSSQNRCC encoded by the exons ATGCCTTACAGCTGCTGCCTGCCCACCTTGAGCTACCGTTCCAGCTGCTCCTCCCGGCCCTGTGTGCCCCACAGCTGCCGTGGTACCACCCTTCCTGGGGCCTGCAACATCCCTGCCAATGTGGGCAGCTGCAACTGGTTCTGCGAGGGCTCCTTCAATGGCAATGAGAAGGAGACCATGCAGTTCCTGAACGACCGGCTGGCCAGCTACCTGGAGAAGGTGCGGCAGCTGGAGCGGGACAATGCAGAGCTGGAGAGACGCATCCTGGAGAGGAGCCAGCAGCAGGAGCCCCTCTTGTGCCCCAACTACCAGTCTTACTTCCGGACCATCGAGGAGCTCCAGCAGAAG ATCCTATCCGCCAAGTCTGAGAACTCCAGGCTGGTGATACAGATCGACAATGCCAAGCTAGCCTCTGATGACTTCAGGACCAA GTACGAGACAGAGCGTTCCTTGCGGCAGCTGGTGGAGTCAGACATAAACAGCCTGCGTAGGATCCTGGATGAGCTGACCCTGTGCAAGGCCGACCTGGAGGCTCAGGTGGAGTCCCTGAAGGAGGAGCTGCTCTGCCTCAAGAAGAACCATGAGGAG gaAGCCAATTCACTGCGGAGCCAGCTGGGAGATCGCCTCAATGTGGAGGTGGACGCCGCCCCGACTGTGGACCTCAACCGTGTGCTCAATGAGACCAGGGCTCAGTATGAGGCCTTGGTGGAGACCAACCGCAGGGACGTGGAGGAATGGTACATCAGGCAG ACTGAGGAGCTGAACAAACAGGTGGTGTCCAGCTCAGAGCAGCTGCAGTCCTACCAGGCGGAGATCATCGAGCTGAGACGCACGGTCAATGCCCTGGAGGTGGAGCTTCAGGCCCAGCACAACCTG agagACTCCCTGGAGAACACCCTGACGGAGACGGAGGCCCGCTACAGCTCCCAGCTGGCCCAGGTGCAGTGCCTGATCGGCAACGTGGAGTCACAGCTGGCGGAGATCAGGAGTGACCTGGAGCGGCAGAACCAGGAGTACCAGGTGCTGCTGGACGTGCGGGCCCGGCTGGAGTGTGAGATCAACACGTACCGGGGGCTGCTGGACAGCGAGGACTGCAA GCTCCCCTGCAACCCATGTGCCACCACCAATGCTAGTAGCATCTCCTGTAGGTCCTCCTCTCAAAATCGTTGCTGTTAA
- the LOC129651225 gene encoding keratin, type I microfibrillar 48 kDa, component 8C-1-like isoform X1 → MPYSCCLPTLSYRSSCSSRPCVPHSCRGTTLPGACNIPANVGSCNWFCEGSFNGNEKETMQFLNDRLASYLEKVRQLERDNAELERRILERSQQQEPLLCPNYQSYFRTIEELQQKILSAKSENSRLVIQIDNAKLASDDFRTKYETERSLRQLVESDINSLRRILDELTLCKADLEAQVESLKEELLCLKKNHEEEANSLRSQLGDRLNVEVDAAPTVDLNRVLNETRAQYEALVETNRRDVEEWYIRQTEELNKQVVSSSEQLQSYQAEIIELRRTVNALEVELQAQHNLVDSLENTLTETEARYSSQLAQVQCLIGNVESQLAEIRSDLERQNQEYQVLLDVRARLECEINTYRGLLDSEDCKLPCNPCATTNASSISCRSSSQNRCC, encoded by the exons ATGCCTTACAGCTGCTGCCTGCCCACCTTGAGCTACCGTTCCAGCTGCTCCTCCCGGCCCTGTGTGCCCCACAGCTGCCGTGGTACCACCCTTCCTGGGGCCTGCAACATCCCTGCCAATGTGGGCAGCTGCAACTGGTTCTGCGAGGGCTCCTTCAATGGCAATGAGAAGGAGACCATGCAGTTCCTGAACGACCGGCTGGCCAGCTACCTGGAGAAGGTGCGGCAGCTGGAGCGGGACAATGCAGAGCTGGAGAGACGCATCCTGGAGAGGAGCCAGCAGCAGGAGCCCCTCTTGTGCCCCAACTACCAGTCTTACTTCCGGACCATCGAGGAGCTCCAGCAGAAG ATCCTATCCGCCAAGTCTGAGAACTCCAGGCTGGTGATACAGATCGACAATGCCAAGCTAGCCTCTGATGACTTCAGGACCAA GTACGAGACAGAGCGTTCCTTGCGGCAGCTGGTGGAGTCAGACATAAACAGCCTGCGTAGGATCCTGGATGAGCTGACCCTGTGCAAGGCCGACCTGGAGGCTCAGGTGGAGTCCCTGAAGGAGGAGCTGCTCTGCCTCAAGAAGAACCATGAGGAG gaAGCCAATTCACTGCGGAGCCAGCTGGGAGATCGCCTCAATGTGGAGGTGGACGCCGCCCCGACTGTGGACCTCAACCGTGTGCTCAATGAGACCAGGGCTCAGTATGAGGCCTTGGTGGAGACCAACCGCAGGGACGTGGAGGAATGGTACATCAGGCAG ACTGAGGAGCTGAACAAACAGGTGGTGTCCAGCTCAGAGCAGCTGCAGTCCTACCAGGCGGAGATCATCGAGCTGAGACGCACGGTCAATGCCCTGGAGGTGGAGCTTCAGGCCCAGCACAACCTGGTGG ACTCCCTGGAGAACACCCTGACGGAGACGGAGGCCCGCTACAGCTCCCAGCTGGCCCAGGTGCAGTGCCTGATCGGCAACGTGGAGTCACAGCTGGCGGAGATCAGGAGTGACCTGGAGCGGCAGAACCAGGAGTACCAGGTGCTGCTGGACGTGCGGGCCCGGCTGGAGTGTGAGATCAACACGTACCGGGGGCTGCTGGACAGCGAGGACTGCAA GCTCCCCTGCAACCCATGTGCCACCACCAATGCTAGTAGCATCTCCTGTAGGTCCTCCTCTCAAAATCGTTGCTGTTAA